The Desulfovibrionales bacterium genome includes a window with the following:
- a CDS encoding peptidoglycan-binding protein, with protein sequence MFLKRGSQGRLVKNLQERLNELGYEAGEVDGFFGPNTEKAVLRFQQDKKIDADGIVGNQTWQALFAEAIPETATSLDTPPSEALCFDIFGDFRLAGWSEHNLVRCDLSEWKDAFRHVYYKTATETIRIFEHTDWFGFRTHRLIVPQLRLAFKNLAGRGLSNDLKTFDGCFNPRLKRGGSTWSVHSWAIAIDVNAAWNAFGQRDFEMSKEFAACFEDVGFIWGGRWSKPDAMHFQYCMDR encoded by the coding sequence ATGTTTCTCAAAAGAGGGAGCCAGGGCCGCCTGGTAAAAAACCTACAGGAAAGACTTAATGAACTGGGTTATGAAGCCGGGGAGGTTGACGGCTTTTTCGGGCCGAATACGGAAAAGGCGGTTTTAAGATTCCAGCAGGATAAGAAGATAGATGCCGATGGTATCGTAGGCAATCAGACCTGGCAGGCCCTGTTTGCAGAGGCCATACCCGAAACAGCCACTTCTCTGGATACACCGCCTTCTGAGGCATTATGCTTCGATATCTTCGGAGACTTCAGATTGGCCGGCTGGTCTGAACATAACCTGGTGCGCTGCGACCTGTCGGAATGGAAAGATGCCTTCCGCCACGTCTATTACAAGACCGCGACAGAGACCATAAGGATATTTGAACATACAGACTGGTTCGGGTTCCGGACCCACCGCCTTATAGTTCCGCAATTGCGGCTGGCCTTTAAAAACCTGGCCGGGCGCGGCTTATCAAATGATCTCAAGACCTTTGACGGGTGTTTTAACCCCAGACTGAAACGGGGCGGGTCCACCTGGTCCGTCCACTCCTGGGCCATAGCCATAGATGTAAATGCCGCCTGGAATGCCTTTGGGCAAAGAGACTTCGAAATGTCGAAAGAGTTCGCCGCCTGCTTTGAGGACGTTGGCTTCATTTGGGGCGGAAGATGGTCAAAACCGGACGCCATGCACTTCCAGTACTGTATGGACAGGTAG
- a CDS encoding phage tail protein — translation MTEFVVNPHRCDPYKQFKFRIKWDGKYIAGVSKVSALKRITEVVTHREGGSPNTVHKSPAQTVYEPIILGRGRTHDPEFEKWANKVWNPGAGSGAEVSLKDFRKDIIIELYNEAGQLAMAFTVYRCWPSEYVALSELNANDSSVAFESITLQHEGWERDYEVTEPMEPSFTEP, via the coding sequence ATGACAGAATTTGTCGTTAATCCACACCGGTGTGATCCTTATAAGCAATTCAAATTCCGTATCAAGTGGGATGGGAAATATATTGCCGGAGTCTCAAAGGTAAGCGCCCTTAAGCGGATAACCGAGGTCGTGACCCACCGCGAGGGTGGGAGTCCTAATACCGTCCATAAATCGCCGGCACAAACCGTATACGAGCCCATTATTCTCGGCAGAGGCCGGACACACGACCCGGAATTCGAGAAGTGGGCCAATAAAGTCTGGAACCCCGGGGCAGGATCAGGGGCGGAAGTCTCTCTAAAGGACTTCCGGAAGGATATAATTATAGAGCTTTACAATGAGGCCGGGCAGCTTGCTATGGCCTTCACGGTATATCGTTGCTGGCCTTCTGAATACGTGGCCTTGAGTGAGCTCAATGCCAACGACAGCTCCGTGGCGTTTGAGTCCATAACGCTTCAGCACGAAGGCTGGGAGCGTGATTACGAAGTTACCGAGCCTATGGAACCGTCATTCACCGAACCATGA